From [Clostridium] symbiosum, a single genomic window includes:
- a CDS encoding helix-turn-helix transcriptional regulator, which translates to MIPLYILGMLLRFGPQHGYQIKKLIGEQLADFTDIKLPTIYYHLEKMEAAGYIEAESVKDGSRPEKMVYHISETGKDHFKQLLYRTLDISYRPSFEVDSALFFSDSIDRGDFLAALEQHIGKLNASLARIDEHKKETLPFLPHDMRISANLIFEHHIRHYQAEIGWAEQAVSNIKEEKKHDESQSH; encoded by the coding sequence ATGATCCCGCTTTACATCCTTGGAATGCTGCTGCGCTTCGGGCCGCAGCACGGGTATCAAATTAAGAAACTGATCGGCGAACAATTGGCGGATTTTACAGACATCAAGCTCCCAACCATCTACTACCACCTGGAGAAGATGGAGGCCGCGGGATATATCGAAGCGGAGAGCGTCAAAGATGGATCTCGCCCCGAAAAGATGGTTTATCACATCAGCGAAACCGGTAAAGACCATTTTAAGCAGCTTCTCTACCGCACGCTGGATATCAGCTACCGCCCGTCCTTTGAGGTGGATTCCGCTCTTTTCTTCTCAGACTCCATTGACCGCGGAGATTTTCTGGCCGCACTGGAACAGCATATCGGAAAACTGAACGCATCTCTGGCCCGGATCGATGAGCACAAGAAAGAGACGCTGCCTTTCCTTCCGCACGATATGCGGATATCGGCCAACCTTATCTTTGAACATCACATCCGGCATTACCAGGCGGAGATCGGCTGGGCGGAACAGGCAGTCAGCAATATAAAGGAGGAAAAAAAACATGACGAAAGCCAGAGTCATTGA
- a CDS encoding GntR family transcriptional regulator: MPEIEFRPGTPVYRQIADWIAGQIESGAIKEGERLPTERKLCEELSVSRDTVKRAYEALEGPGFIRTVQGSGSYACRPDFSSERKKVEKMLREAIYELNGSGLTWHEIENLFLERIWSRLPEREKVRIAWVDCSQEILKACASELAASCNAKVIPVLLDDVREDAGILINGGYDMAVTTINHVDDVKRLVKKKNGGKLPFEVEMVVMSPNRMTISRVARIGREQRVVLVYQEQWYLYSMKRYLKELGLKGRGEYIPIDRAFKYLEGAGENTVVIMPQDLEFMEGLPGKLLQYCEEHKLDCFQFCQAIDEGSLMHLKRKIQEFWIRK; encoded by the coding sequence ATGCCGGAGATAGAATTTCGTCCGGGAACTCCGGTCTACCGTCAGATAGCCGACTGGATAGCCGGGCAGATCGAAAGCGGCGCCATAAAGGAAGGGGAACGCCTTCCGACGGAGAGAAAGCTTTGTGAGGAGTTATCGGTATCCAGGGATACCGTAAAACGGGCGTATGAGGCCCTGGAAGGACCGGGGTTTATCAGAACGGTCCAGGGAAGCGGAAGCTATGCCTGCAGGCCGGACTTTTCGAGTGAGCGTAAAAAGGTGGAGAAGATGCTCAGGGAGGCCATCTACGAGCTGAACGGTTCGGGCCTTACCTGGCATGAAATAGAAAATCTGTTTCTGGAGCGGATTTGGAGCCGTCTTCCGGAACGTGAGAAGGTCAGAATAGCCTGGGTGGACTGCAGCCAGGAGATTCTTAAGGCATGTGCATCGGAGCTGGCCGCTTCCTGCAATGCGAAGGTAATACCGGTGCTGCTGGATGATGTGCGCGAGGATGCAGGCATTTTGATAAATGGCGGATACGACATGGCAGTGACCACAATTAACCATGTGGACGACGTAAAACGCCTTGTCAAAAAGAAAAATGGGGGAAAGCTGCCCTTTGAAGTGGAGATGGTGGTTATGTCCCCAAACCGTATGACTATCAGCCGGGTCGCGAGAATCGGCAGGGAGCAGAGGGTGGTCCTGGTCTATCAGGAACAATGGTATCTCTACAGCATGAAACGCTACCTGAAAGAGCTGGGATTGAAAGGCAGGGGAGAATATATCCCAATCGACAGGGCGTTTAAGTATCTGGAGGGCGCCGGGGAAAATACCGTGGTGATCATGCCCCAGGATCTGGAGTTTATGGAGGGCCTTCCGGGAAAGCTTCTGCAGTACTGCGAAGAGCATAAGCTGGACTGTTTCCAGTTCTGCCAGGCCATAGACGAGGGATCCCTGATGCATCTAAAGAGAAAAATCCAGGAATTCTGGATTCGGAAATAA
- a CDS encoding winged helix-turn-helix domain-containing protein yields MGSADKQTGRTTLYGRIAEELYGRIECGELKPGGRLPSEAVLAKEKGVSVGTVKKAYDTLKKRGCIYKVRGGGAYVQREEGREIKRTPQELVDRTVEAAASMGIPMNRMFLLLRGQLEQAFGGDRQIKVALVDCNAETLHHVMLDLKKKTGLEVEPYLLNDLFSGESVISPQCVLTLVAEKHYNDFVRYADSMHLWTDKVALRESRKTISRLTVLPDWQDICILYRSREFLDSVKYTLKILGKKGRLVCVNEQQIGINQERLTKEPVSFIIPPDYTDYSSNLALQLIERAKKMGCVIVPFEFEIDSGSLFHLKQVFEQIEENGHGEGI; encoded by the coding sequence ATGGGCAGCGCGGACAAACAGACGGGAAGGACTACTCTGTACGGCCGGATTGCGGAGGAGCTGTACGGAAGAATAGAATGCGGGGAATTAAAGCCCGGCGGCAGGCTGCCGTCGGAAGCGGTCCTGGCAAAGGAGAAGGGCGTTTCCGTGGGCACGGTCAAAAAAGCCTACGATACCCTGAAAAAACGTGGCTGCATCTATAAGGTCAGGGGCGGAGGTGCCTACGTCCAGAGGGAGGAGGGCAGGGAAATCAAGAGAACGCCACAGGAACTGGTGGACAGGACGGTCGAAGCGGCTGCATCAATGGGAATCCCGATGAACAGGATGTTCCTCCTTCTGCGCGGCCAGCTGGAACAGGCCTTCGGCGGGGACAGGCAGATTAAGGTGGCCCTGGTGGACTGCAATGCGGAAACACTCCACCATGTCATGCTGGATTTAAAGAAAAAAACGGGGCTGGAAGTGGAACCCTATTTGTTAAACGACCTCTTTTCCGGGGAAAGCGTAATAAGCCCCCAGTGCGTTCTGACGCTGGTGGCCGAGAAACACTACAATGATTTTGTCCGGTATGCCGATTCCATGCACCTGTGGACGGATAAAGTGGCTCTCCGGGAAAGCCGCAAAACCATCTCAAGGCTCACCGTCCTTCCGGACTGGCAGGATATCTGCATTCTGTACCGGTCGAGGGAATTCCTGGATTCGGTTAAGTATACGCTGAAGATTCTCGGGAAAAAGGGGCGCCTGGTCTGTGTAAATGAACAGCAGATCGGAATAAATCAGGAGAGGCTCACGAAAGAGCCTGTTTCTTTTATCATTCCTCCCGATTATACGGATTACAGCAGCAATCTTGCATTGCAGCTGATAGAGAGGGCAAAGAAAATGGGGTGCGTCATCGTGCCCTTTGAATTTGAGATTGACAGCGGTTCCCTGTTTCATTTAAAACAGGTCTTTGAGCAGATAGAGGAAAACGGGCATGGGGAGGGGATATAG
- a CDS encoding extracellular solute-binding protein, translating into MKKRLNRGSIAAGVLAAGILAGCSQIQEQNIVYNYTQKEEQPQTNLTFFGYKYEALNVMVIEDALHGFMDEYPDISITYDGIKGSDYYEVLNKRIATGNGDDIIMVDHERVLELGEQGKLADLSGISTLDNFSDLALSQIDAGGEVYYLPTSISAFGLYCNLDLLKEHNREIPGNIAEFEAVCDYFVSQGITPIIANNDISLKTAAIAKAMFPVYQRGDVVTELKRYNSGDADLAEAFRPGFELVEQMLERGFVNREETLNTTKTKDDLVLFARGENPFMLTGAWAVPRVRDLNPGFDFIVTPYPIMEDGSALVINTDTRISINADSPHQEEAKKFVEYLTQSDVMWEFVNSQSSFSPLAENRLAEDEAIQSIGPYLTNGRSVIGSDDNLNFPIWEISRQCIVGMIEGDNADAAVLRMKKLMGEWVSGR; encoded by the coding sequence ATGAAGAAACGGCTGAATCGGGGGAGCATCGCGGCGGGGGTTCTGGCAGCCGGAATTTTGGCTGGATGTTCCCAAATACAGGAACAGAATATCGTTTACAATTATACCCAGAAGGAAGAGCAGCCACAGACGAATCTGACCTTTTTCGGCTATAAATATGAAGCGCTCAATGTCATGGTGATTGAAGACGCACTTCACGGTTTTATGGATGAGTACCCTGACATCTCCATTACCTATGACGGCATTAAAGGGTCGGATTACTATGAGGTGTTGAATAAGAGAATTGCTACCGGGAACGGAGACGATATTATTATGGTTGATCATGAGCGCGTCCTGGAATTGGGGGAACAGGGGAAGCTTGCGGATCTCTCCGGTATCTCCACGCTGGACAATTTCAGCGATTTGGCATTGAGTCAGATAGATGCGGGCGGAGAAGTATACTATCTGCCTACCTCTATATCGGCTTTTGGCCTGTATTGCAATCTGGATCTATTAAAAGAACATAACCGGGAGATTCCCGGGAATATAGCGGAATTCGAGGCTGTGTGCGATTACTTTGTTTCACAGGGGATTACCCCGATTATCGCGAACAACGATATCTCGCTGAAGACGGCGGCAATTGCGAAGGCAATGTTTCCTGTTTATCAGCGGGGGGATGTTGTGACGGAACTGAAACGCTATAACAGCGGTGACGCAGATTTGGCGGAGGCGTTCCGGCCCGGTTTTGAGCTGGTGGAACAGATGTTGGAACGCGGTTTTGTTAATCGGGAAGAGACCCTGAATACCACAAAAACAAAAGACGACCTCGTCCTGTTTGCAAGGGGAGAGAATCCTTTTATGCTGACCGGCGCCTGGGCGGTACCCAGGGTGCGTGATTTGAATCCCGGCTTTGATTTTATAGTGACGCCCTATCCGATTATGGAGGATGGAAGCGCTCTGGTGATTAATACCGACACGCGCATCAGCATCAATGCAGACAGTCCGCATCAGGAGGAAGCGAAAAAATTCGTAGAGTACCTGACGCAGAGCGATGTCATGTGGGAGTTTGTAAACAGTCAGAGCTCCTTCAGTCCCCTGGCGGAGAACAGGCTGGCCGAAGATGAAGCCATACAGTCCATCGGGCCGTATCTCACCAACGGACGCAGTGTGATAGGCTCTGACGACAATCTGAATTTCCCGATTTGGGAGATTTCCCGTCAATGTATTGTGGGAATGATTGAAGGAGATAATGCAGACGCCGCCGTATTGCGCATGAAGAAGCTGATGGGTGAGTGGGTGAGCGGCCGGTAG
- a CDS encoding M20 family metallopeptidase: MEFGEVCRKYEEYVIGMRRDFHRHPELSKQEGRTSETVRKELERMGIPYVTVDGYNVIGTVGKGRSGKTLAIRADMDALMVTEKTDLPFNSENEGVMHACGHDGHTAMLLGAAAVLKEYEGEIDGSVKLCFQTAEEENSGAQQIVAYLKENGGVDQAIGLHIWPNVPVGQIVLMPDRCMAGCIGYHVDLLGEGGHGSRPDLVRDPVKAACDLVLKFASIPGNYYDITDPCVVSTGYVNAGTYSNVFPSSAYIEGSCRYFKVGGEVQIIEKMQMMVDGVSKAYGVEGKMNIWPPYSPVVNTPELVGRAGKTVDEVEGLEVKKTADLIMASENFSEFLKEFPGFFAILGGGNEAAGKCYELHSDKFDFDEDALRMGYEFMARYAYEYVKR; the protein is encoded by the coding sequence ATGGAATTTGGAGAGGTTTGCAGAAAATATGAGGAATATGTAATTGGGATGAGGCGCGATTTTCACCGCCATCCGGAGTTGTCCAAACAGGAAGGCAGAACGTCTGAGACAGTCCGAAAGGAGCTGGAACGCATGGGAATTCCCTATGTGACAGTGGACGGATATAACGTGATTGGAACGGTGGGCAAAGGAAGGTCGGGAAAGACACTGGCCATCCGGGCCGATATGGACGCGCTGATGGTGACGGAAAAGACGGATCTGCCTTTTAATTCCGAGAATGAAGGCGTGATGCACGCCTGCGGCCATGACGGACACACGGCTATGCTGCTGGGCGCCGCCGCAGTACTGAAGGAGTATGAGGGAGAGATAGACGGTTCCGTAAAACTGTGTTTTCAGACGGCCGAGGAGGAGAACAGCGGAGCACAGCAAATCGTGGCATATCTGAAGGAGAACGGAGGAGTGGATCAGGCAATCGGCCTCCACATCTGGCCGAATGTACCGGTGGGGCAGATTGTCCTGATGCCGGACCGGTGTATGGCCGGCTGTATCGGGTATCATGTGGATCTGCTCGGCGAGGGCGGCCACGGTTCCAGGCCGGATCTGGTGAGGGATCCGGTGAAGGCGGCCTGTGATCTCGTTCTCAAATTTGCATCAATACCGGGAAATTATTATGACATTACGGATCCGTGCGTCGTATCGACCGGTTACGTGAACGCCGGAACCTACAGCAATGTATTTCCGTCATCAGCCTATATTGAAGGTTCCTGCCGTTACTTTAAGGTCGGCGGGGAAGTACAGATTATCGAAAAAATGCAGATGATGGTGGACGGCGTGTCAAAGGCATACGGTGTGGAAGGAAAGATGAACATCTGGCCTCCCTACTCACCGGTTGTAAATACACCGGAGCTGGTCGGCCGGGCTGGAAAGACGGTGGACGAGGTGGAAGGGCTTGAAGTGAAAAAGACGGCCGATTTGATTATGGCATCGGAGAACTTCAGCGAATTTCTGAAAGAATTCCCGGGATTTTTTGCGATTCTGGGAGGGGGGAACGAGGCTGCGGGCAAGTGTTACGAGCTGCACAGCGACAAATTCGACTTTGATGAGGATGCGCTGAGAATGGGATATGAGTTCATGGCCCGCTACGCTTATGAGTACGTGAAGAGATAA
- a CDS encoding FAD-dependent oxidoreductase, with the protein MNKYYPNLWSPVNIGGLTVKNRIEAAPVGMSDLTPEGYLTPLNIAAYEVKARGGAGIVTLGESSVHTKTGKAHGRMIPLDDQEILPYLIQCTDAIHRHGAFANIELLHPGRRANPLYYDGVTWGPSDGVGVAGQPVKAMSRELIEEVVSAYGDAAEMAKLGGCDMVMVHMGHGWLVHQFMSPLNNQRTDEFGGSLENRCRLAMMIIDDIKKKCGENFPIDLRISGSELTEGGFDLEDMKQFARWVDGKVALINVSDGTFHVPSTNTTMVPSMFLPHGCNVYLAEAIKQVVTKTKVSALGGIGDPDMMEAIIADGKADMVTVGRALIADPDLPVKARDGRASDITPCQRCIVCMSGSFVPYVKYATRAAKCTVNPQIGKELEAFNPPVTAGRKKVLIVGGGPAGMEAAVRACDRGHQVILCEKTDSLGGAIKYAKHVSFKQDLDKYMHVMEQRVLDRKEITLLLNTEMTPEWAEEIKPDVLIMAIGAEAVIPPIPGIDGKNVVPAVGMYENHAVIGKKVVVIGGGLIGCEEALELSKHGHEVTVLEMRENVAIDCAYLHREALLLELEKQKEHVKLLCNISCSEIREDGVTAVTKDGEQQLFEADTVLVAAGMRPLSAEVERFRFCAPDFQVIGDCYRPRRVLEAARMGYDAAMHL; encoded by the coding sequence ATGAACAAGTATTATCCTAATTTGTGGAGTCCCGTTAATATAGGCGGCCTGACCGTGAAAAACAGGATCGAGGCTGCTCCGGTGGGAATGTCGGATCTGACGCCGGAGGGTTATCTGACACCGTTAAACATAGCAGCCTATGAGGTAAAAGCCAGAGGCGGAGCCGGAATCGTAACCCTGGGCGAGAGCAGTGTACATACAAAGACGGGAAAGGCCCACGGGAGAATGATTCCGCTCGACGACCAGGAGATTCTTCCCTATTTGATCCAGTGTACGGATGCAATCCACCGTCACGGAGCCTTTGCCAATATAGAACTGCTGCATCCAGGCAGAAGGGCCAATCCCCTGTATTACGACGGAGTGACCTGGGGACCGTCGGACGGAGTGGGAGTGGCGGGGCAGCCGGTGAAGGCAATGTCCCGGGAACTGATAGAGGAAGTTGTATCTGCATATGGCGATGCGGCGGAGATGGCAAAGCTGGGCGGCTGCGATATGGTTATGGTACATATGGGGCATGGATGGCTGGTACATCAGTTTATGTCTCCGCTCAACAACCAGAGGACGGATGAGTTTGGCGGCAGCCTTGAAAACCGCTGCAGGCTGGCCATGATGATTATCGACGACATCAAGAAGAAATGCGGTGAAAACTTCCCGATTGATTTAAGGATCAGCGGCTCCGAGCTGACGGAGGGCGGTTTCGATCTGGAAGATATGAAACAGTTTGCAAGATGGGTGGACGGTAAGGTGGCCCTGATCAATGTGTCGGACGGAACCTTCCACGTGCCGTCCACAAACACCACGATGGTGCCGTCCATGTTCCTGCCCCACGGGTGTAACGTCTATCTGGCGGAGGCCATCAAACAGGTTGTGACAAAGACAAAGGTATCGGCCCTGGGCGGAATCGGGGATCCCGATATGATGGAGGCAATTATCGCAGACGGAAAAGCCGATATGGTTACGGTAGGACGCGCCCTGATAGCGGATCCCGACCTGCCGGTTAAAGCCAGGGACGGAAGAGCCTCCGATATCACCCCGTGCCAGAGATGCATCGTCTGCATGAGCGGTTCCTTTGTCCCCTATGTGAAGTATGCCACCAGGGCGGCAAAATGTACGGTGAACCCACAGATTGGAAAAGAACTGGAAGCGTTCAATCCTCCGGTTACGGCCGGAAGGAAAAAAGTCCTGATTGTGGGAGGCGGTCCTGCCGGAATGGAAGCGGCCGTCCGGGCCTGCGACAGAGGCCATCAGGTGATTCTCTGTGAGAAGACGGACAGCCTCGGCGGAGCCATCAAGTATGCAAAGCACGTATCCTTCAAACAGGATCTCGACAAATATATGCATGTGATGGAACAGAGGGTTCTGGATCGGAAAGAGATTACCCTCCTGTTAAATACCGAGATGACGCCTGAGTGGGCGGAGGAGATAAAGCCCGACGTACTGATTATGGCGATCGGAGCCGAGGCGGTAATCCCGCCGATTCCTGGAATCGATGGGAAAAATGTGGTTCCGGCCGTGGGAATGTATGAAAACCATGCGGTAATCGGTAAAAAAGTCGTGGTCATCGGCGGCGGACTGATTGGCTGCGAAGAGGCGCTGGAGCTTTCCAAACACGGCCATGAGGTGACGGTACTGGAAATGCGTGAAAATGTGGCGATCGACTGCGCCTACCTTCATCGGGAAGCGCTTCTTCTGGAACTGGAAAAACAGAAGGAACATGTGAAACTGCTCTGCAACATCAGTTGTTCCGAGATCAGGGAAGACGGAGTGACGGCAGTGACAAAAGATGGAGAGCAGCAGTTGTTTGAGGCGGATACGGTACTGGTTGCGGCAGGCATGAGGCCTCTGTCGGCGGAAGTAGAGCGGTTCAGGTTCTGCGCTCCCGATTTTCAGGTTATAGGCGACTGTTACAGGCCGAGGCGAGTGCTGGAAGCAGCCAGAATGGGGTACGACGCGGCCATGCATCTGTAG
- a CDS encoding AEC family transporter: MRSFMIAVNAVVPFLIYIVFGYGVRRSGLVDEGFMNKLNKMIFTAFFPLLMFNNLYNVDHGLVLNWKLVITAVVSILALQAILLLTVPRIVAEDSRRGVIIQAIYRSNFVLFGIPLTSNLFGDRGGVLASMMVAIVIPIYNVTAVIILEMFHGGRVKPSVLMKNVCTNPLIMGAMTGLVFYLLNIKLPASVETPIAQFAALSTPLALFVLGGTLHFSAIRNNLKYVVPSMTLKLLVLPAIITVIATALGFNNLERFILFELYATPVATASYSMAQNMGGDGELAGQFVVLSTAASVVTIFLWVFLFTGIGFIG; the protein is encoded by the coding sequence ATGAGAAGTTTTATGATTGCAGTCAATGCGGTAGTGCCGTTTTTAATTTATATCGTATTTGGATACGGGGTGAGACGCAGCGGCCTGGTCGATGAGGGATTTATGAATAAGCTGAACAAGATGATTTTCACGGCTTTTTTCCCGCTTCTGATGTTCAATAATCTTTATAACGTCGATCACGGGCTGGTGTTGAACTGGAAACTTGTTATCACGGCTGTTGTGAGCATCCTGGCGCTTCAGGCCATTCTATTGCTGACGGTTCCGCGCATTGTCGCGGAGGATTCCAGGCGCGGCGTTATTATCCAGGCGATCTACAGAAGTAACTTTGTACTGTTCGGCATCCCCCTTACATCCAATCTCTTTGGAGACCGCGGAGGCGTGCTTGCATCGATGATGGTAGCCATTGTCATTCCCATCTACAATGTAACGGCGGTTATTATTCTGGAAATGTTCCACGGAGGAAGGGTAAAGCCGTCGGTGCTGATGAAAAATGTGTGTACTAACCCGCTGATTATGGGCGCAATGACCGGACTGGTTTTCTATCTTCTGAACATCAAACTCCCGGCCAGCGTGGAGACGCCTATTGCCCAGTTTGCCGCGCTGAGTACTCCGCTGGCTCTGTTTGTACTGGGAGGAACCCTGCATTTTTCGGCTATCCGAAACAATCTGAAGTATGTTGTCCCGTCCATGACGCTGAAACTGCTGGTATTGCCGGCAATTATCACGGTGATCGCCACTGCGCTCGGGTTTAACAACCTGGAACGCTTTATTCTCTTTGAGCTGTATGCGACGCCGGTGGCTACGGCATCCTACTCCATGGCCCAGAACATGGGAGGAGACGGGGAACTGGCAGGGCAGTTTGTCGTACTCAGTACGGCGGCGTCGGTTGTGACTATCTTTTTATGGGTATTTTTATTCACCGGTATCGGATTTATCGGATAG
- a CDS encoding response regulator has translation MKIKQKLNIFILVILSAAVVLIGGVYYINSVQNALWNKSVTDILEVTTQGGHALDTYIEKDREMLHWLATELSVEDSRDEETLQNIIGLSGAGGGAYLCVNLENGMVYTGTAEDAVKLEQDQLALLLSMEPVGVREPFLEGRTGVWTIGYYEEFKWSDGARGLVQNTKPLSEISERFSLSFYEDTGFSYVVNRDGDILLRSRHRNSNRTFRNLFDIIDLQGNNEQEVKEFENSLKQGMKGVARFNYQKEEYVFCYVPMKNAQDWYIVSIIPNRVIMEQADRIVQNSRLFLGLLLVSALLFGAFAILYRNYTNRVLQAEEEARKAAESANQAKSRFLSNMSHDIRTPMNAIIGMTEIAAAHLDDKDRVRDSLEKIRISGRLLVGLINDILDMSKIESGKMTLSNRDFSMAEFLTNIVNIIYPMSCDKAQTFRFRVHGLRHEMICSDSLRLNQILINILSNALKFTPKGGTINVDVTELDSDQAGCTHFRFRVADTGIGMRQDFMENLFTAFTRERDQRVEKIEGSGLGMAITKMIVDMMEGKISVESEPGIGTTFTVDLELSPAREEAQDRTLPPVRVLIVGSDKEACISAAELLKDMGASADTAEDGMCAAEMIYNARREGNAYGMAMIDWDTEAAGGAASVHLIKERLGADAPVLCAASYGWSNIEADAVAAGVDGFVQKPFFRSSLYGSIMRYVFEERSGANEQTGAADLSGRRILLVEDNELNREIAADILAMSGAAVDTACNGREGVEAFAGSQPGYYDLILMDIQMPVMNGYEAARCIRNMERPDAGTIPVFAMTADAFAEDIEEAEHSGMNGHLAKPLDIPAMMREIGRYIGKK, from the coding sequence ATGAAAATAAAGCAAAAATTGAATATCTTTATTCTTGTAATCCTGTCTGCGGCAGTAGTCCTGATTGGCGGCGTTTACTATATCAACAGCGTGCAGAATGCTCTCTGGAATAAATCGGTGACCGATATCCTGGAAGTGACTACCCAGGGAGGCCATGCACTTGATACATATATAGAGAAAGACAGAGAGATGCTCCACTGGCTGGCTACGGAGCTTTCTGTGGAAGATTCGCGGGATGAGGAAACGCTGCAGAACATAATAGGACTGTCCGGCGCCGGCGGGGGGGCTTATTTATGCGTAAATCTGGAAAACGGTATGGTCTATACGGGAACGGCGGAAGACGCTGTGAAACTGGAGCAGGATCAGCTCGCTCTTCTGCTGAGCATGGAGCCGGTGGGAGTAAGGGAACCATTTCTGGAGGGGCGCACCGGAGTCTGGACGATTGGATATTATGAAGAGTTTAAATGGTCCGACGGAGCCAGGGGGCTTGTACAGAATACAAAACCTCTGTCAGAGATATCGGAGCGCTTTTCTCTGTCGTTCTATGAAGATACGGGCTTCTCATACGTAGTGAACCGTGATGGGGATATCCTGCTCCGCTCACGCCACCGCAACAGCAACAGAACCTTCCGGAATCTTTTCGACATAATCGATTTGCAGGGCAATAATGAGCAGGAGGTAAAGGAGTTTGAGAATTCCCTGAAACAGGGAATGAAGGGTGTGGCCAGGTTTAATTACCAGAAAGAGGAGTACGTCTTCTGCTACGTGCCGATGAAGAATGCCCAGGACTGGTATATTGTGTCGATTATACCGAACCGGGTTATTATGGAGCAGGCGGACCGTATTGTACAGAATTCCCGGCTGTTTTTGGGTCTGCTTCTGGTCAGCGCATTGCTGTTCGGGGCATTTGCCATTCTCTACAGGAATTATACCAACCGGGTGCTTCAGGCAGAAGAAGAGGCGCGCAAGGCGGCGGAGAGCGCCAATCAGGCGAAGAGCCGTTTCCTGTCCAATATGTCCCATGATATCCGAACGCCGATGAATGCGATTATCGGTATGACTGAAATCGCCGCGGCACACCTGGATGATAAAGACCGGGTGAGAGACAGCCTGGAGAAAATACGCATATCAGGACGCCTGCTGGTTGGGCTGATCAATGATATCCTGGACATGTCGAAAATCGAGAGCGGAAAGATGACACTGAGTAACCGGGATTTTTCGATGGCGGAGTTTTTGACTAATATAGTTAACATAATATATCCGATGAGCTGTGATAAGGCTCAGACCTTCCGGTTCCGCGTGCATGGGCTGCGCCATGAGATGATTTGTTCCGACTCTCTCAGGCTCAACCAGATTCTGATCAACATTTTGAGCAATGCATTAAAATTCACGCCAAAAGGCGGGACGATAAACGTCGATGTGACAGAACTGGATTCCGATCAGGCGGGCTGCACCCACTTCCGGTTCCGTGTAGCTGATACGGGAATCGGAATGAGGCAGGACTTTATGGAAAATCTCTTCACCGCATTTACCAGGGAACGTGATCAACGTGTGGAGAAAATCGAGGGAAGCGGCCTTGGGATGGCAATCACTAAGATGATTGTAGACATGATGGAGGGGAAGATATCGGTCGAGAGTGAGCCGGGGATTGGTACGACGTTTACGGTTGACCTCGAGCTTTCCCCTGCCCGGGAGGAGGCGCAGGACAGAACCCTGCCTCCGGTGCGTGTCCTGATTGTCGGAAGTGATAAAGAGGCCTGCATCTCTGCAGCGGAATTGTTAAAGGACATGGGAGCGTCTGCCGATACGGCTGAGGATGGAATGTGTGCCGCAGAGATGATTTACAATGCCCGCAGAGAGGGAAATGCTTATGGAATGGCAATGATCGACTGGGATACGGAAGCTGCGGGAGGAGCGGCTTCCGTCCATCTGATTAAGGAGCGGCTGGGGGCGGATGCTCCGGTTCTATGCGCCGCTTCATACGGCTGGTCCAATATCGAGGCCGATGCCGTGGCGGCAGGGGTGGACGGCTTTGTGCAGAAACCATTCTTCCGATCCTCGCTTTATGGCAGTATTATGCGGTATGTATTCGAGGAGCGGTCCGGAGCGAATGAACAGACGGGCGCGGCGGATCTTTCGGGAAGAAGAATTCTGCTGGTGGAGGATAATGAGCTCAACCGGGAAATTGCCGCGGACATTCTGGCCATGTCGGGAGCTGCGGTCGATACCGCATGTAACGGCAGAGAGGGCGTCGAGGCGTTCGCCGGTTCTCAGCCGGGATATTATGATTTGATTCTTATGGATATCCAGATGCCGGTGATGAACGGATACGAGGCGGCCCGGTGCATCCGGAATATGGAGCGGCCCGACGCAGGGACCATACCCGTCTTTGCAATGACGGCCGACGCATTTGCTGAGGATATTGAGGAGGCGGAGCATTCCGGCATGAACGGGCATCTGGCCAAGCCGCTGGACATCCCGGCTATGATGCGTGAGATTGGCAGGTATATTGGGAAAAAATAG